A genomic region of Eucalyptus grandis isolate ANBG69807.140 chromosome 5, ASM1654582v1, whole genome shotgun sequence contains the following coding sequences:
- the LOC104445301 gene encoding LOW QUALITY PROTEIN: pentatricopeptide repeat-containing protein At5g46100 (The sequence of the model RefSeq protein was modified relative to this genomic sequence to represent the inferred CDS: inserted 2 bases in 1 codon), whose amino-acid sequence MASRIKWSNKITTSQVEQLIRAERDVQRAMLIFDSATAEYSNGFRHDEKTFSLIISKLVSANQFWTAEELLQRMKEEQCNLTEDIFLSICRGYGRVHRPLDSLRVFQRMKRQCKTSPKSYVTILDILVEENQLKLALRFYKHMRVIGVSPTVASLNVLIKALCKNSGTMDSALQIFYEMPNRGFIPDSYTYGTLINGLCKWGELVXCQEIVQEMETKGCSPSVITYTSMIHGLCQSENLNEAFGLFEQMMGKGIEPNVFTFSSLMDGFCKSGCSSQAMEFLDMMVRKRLRPNMITYSTLIHGLCKEGKVYEALETLDRMKLQGLKPDAGLYGKIIAGFCDKCKFQEAANSLDEMILEGISPNRLTWSIHVRIHNAVVQGLAGHGEINRAYQLYLSMRARGISIDASTFSTLVRYFFRKGDIDKAAQVFEEMMGDGCALDEETWKAVVEGFVHWEKGKEAADLLPELIREQ is encoded by the exons ATGGCCAGTAGAATCAAATGGTCTAATAAAATTACGACGTCCCAAGTAGAGCAGCTTATTAGGGCTGAAAGGGACGTACAGAGGGCAATGCTGATCTTTGATTCGGCAACAGCAGAGTATAGTAATGGTTTTCGTCATGATGAGAAAACCTTTAGTCttatcatttcaaaattggTCTCTGCAAATCAATTCTGGACAGCGGAAGAGCTTCTTCAGAGAATGAAAGAAGAGCAATGTAATCTTACAGAAGACATATTTCTCTCCATCTGCAGAGGCTACGGGCGGGTTCACAGGCCGCTGGATTCATTGAGGGTATTCCAGAGGATGAAGCGCCAATGCAAAACTTCACCCAAATCATACGTCACTATTTTGGATATACTTGTTGAGGAAAACCAATTGAAACTAGCTCTTAGATTTTATAAACACATGAGGGTGATTGGTGTATCACCTACGGTCGCATCCCTCAATGTTTTGATCAAAGCTTTGTGCAAGAATAGTGGAACGATGGATTCTGCCCTTCAGATATTTTATGAGATGCCAAATCGTGGATTTATTCCAGATTCATATACATATGGTACTTTGATAAATGGATTGTGTAAATGGGGAGAATTGGT ATGCCAGGAAATTGTTCAAGAGATGGAGACAAAAGGTTGTTCACCTAGTGTAATCACCTACACTTCAATGATTCATGGTCTCTGTCAATCTGAGAATTTAAATGAAGCTTTTGGATTGTTTGAACAGATGATGGGCAAAGGTATTGAGCCTAATGTGTTTACTTTCAGTTCATTAATGGATGGATTTTGCAAGAGTGGGTGTTCTTCTCAAGCAATGGAGTTTTTGGACATGATGGTTAGGAAACGGCTGAGGCCCAATATGATAACTTACAGCACTTTAATCCATGGGCTCTGTAAAGAAGGGAAAGTTTATGAAGCTCTGGAGACTCTTGACAGGATGAAGCTTCAGGGTTTGAAACCAGATGCGGGACTATATGGCAAGATCATTGCTGGCTTTTGTGACAAGTGCAAATTTCAGGAGGCTGCCAACTCCCTTGATGAGATGATACTAGAAGGAATCTCTCCCAATCGTTTAACTTGGTCTATTCATGTCAGAATCCACAATGCAGTTGTTCAAGGCCTTGCTGGTCATGGTGAAATAAATCGTGCTTATCAGCTTTACCTAAGCATGCGGGCCAGGGGAATTTCTATTGATGCTTCAACTTTCAGTACTCTTGTTCGATATTTCTTTAGGAAAGGAGATATAGATAAAGCTGCTCAAGTGTTTGAGGAAATGATGGGTGATGGATGTGCTCTGGATGAGGAAACATGGAAGGCAGTTGTAGAAGGATTTGTGCATTgggagaaagggaaagaggctGCTGACTTATTGCCTGAATTGATTagagaacaatga
- the LOC104445297 gene encoding isoliquiritigenin 2'-O-methyltransferase, with translation MSSAQDQVKPCHEEEEEDPCLKALLYSSSQVFPRILHAAVELDLFGIIARAGPGAYISPLEVAAHLPAQTPESAEIIDRVLRCLASHSLLACKSETLDGGRTVERRYAISPAGKYYVRDEDGTSVGSLSLFAFHQATIDVWLQFKEAILGGGGNLFQKVHGKTIFQCMKEDSSLNKHFNDAMAGLSTTQTRKILEVYHGFDGIMTLVDVGGGKGATLNMIVSKYPSIKGINFDLAQVIEHAPSYPGVEHVGGDMFLSVPEGDAIMIKGTCHNWSDESCIKLLKNCHKALPANGKVIVMDFIMPDEPEDTMASRYVSLLDNAMLIQPGGKERTEKQFEYLCREAGFTGFKVAARAVSALGVIEFTK, from the exons ATGAGTTCCGCTCAAGACCAAGTGAAACCCtgccatgaagaagaagaagaagacccatGCCTCAAAGCTCTGCTGTACTCTAGCTCTCAAGTCTTCCCAAGGATCCTGCACGCCGCGGTCGAGCTCGACCTCTTCGGGATCATAGCCCGAGCGGGCCCCGGGGCCTACATCTCGCCTCTTGAGGTGGCCGCCCACCTCCCTGCCCAGACCCCCGAGTCGGCCGAGATCATCGACCGGGTCCTCCGTTGCCTCGCGAGCCACTCGCTCCTTGCGTGCAAGTCCGAGACACTCGACGGCGGGAGGACTGTGGAGAGGCGGTACGCGATATCGCCGGCCGGGAAGTACTACGTCAGGGATGAGGATGGCACCTCCGTcggctcgctctctctcttcgccTTCCACCAAGCTACCATTGACGTCTG GCTCCAATTCAAGGAAGCAATTTTGGGAGGAGGAGGCAACTTGTTCCAAAAGGTCCATGGCAAGACCATTTTCCAGTGCATGAAGGAAGACTCGTCCCTGAACAAGCACTTCAACGACGCGATGGCCGGCCTCTCCACGACGCAGACGAGGAAGATCCTCGAGGTCTACCACGGGTTCGACGGGATCATGACTCTAGTTGACGTCGGTGGCGGAAAAGGCGCGACACTTAACATGATCGTCTCAAAGTACCCCTCGATCAAGGGCATCAACTTCGATTTGGCCCAAGTCATCGAACATGCCCCTTCCTATCCCG GCGTGGAGCACGTCGGAGGGGACATGTTCCTGAGTGTCCCGGAGGGCGACGCGATCATGATTAAG GGCACGTGCCACAATTGGAGCGACGAGTCGTGCATAAAGTTACTGAAGAACTGTCACAAGGCGTTGCCGGCGAACGGGAAGGTGATCGTGATGGACTTCATAATGCCAGACGAGCCGGAGGATACAATGGCGTCTCGATACGTGTCACTGCTCGACAACGCCATGTTGATCCAGCCAGGAGGGAAGGAGAGGACCGAGAAGCAGTTCGAGTACCTGTGCAGAGAAGCAGGATTCACAGGCTTTAAGGTCGCTGCCCGAGCTGTGTCTGCACTGGGAGTGATTGAATTCACCAAGTGA
- the LOC120293899 gene encoding uncharacterized protein LOC120293899 produces the protein MVGEVSSEIGKLACLRILDLSETDIRRVPETIVALPHLEKLILKNCDKLQVLPSLPPSLTHLFVSSLSLQSIPDLSNLTNLVDLLLSDNHDYLSMSSSSLIETYNIECIGNLSKLVNLELCFPSIIVSPTSLGSLSRLKKLSMSGLQHPEFLMQTPKPAMQGNLSSITSFPDLSNLRNLVSLNLCRSRDKEIHLGGLEKLRHLTVHQCPVLERIIFSTSGLENLKELELRDCPMLREICGLGALETLENLKVELCPSIRRLNDLSRLQKLMEVKIERCHSLDYWTNPSDTMIPDECQIVIERCPQLGETPWWGMFYKDYRDETHGQITTGSDTSTSDRMEKVAKTEDDRQVASIGQGGGTDDQVKQIMSLMNINDKDERIVVVIHGEGGTGKTTLAKLIYNQISCDFDGCSFLADIKEATQVVGGLQLLQTKLISDVLKRELEDAAFVNRGIEFIRDLFCNMRVLIILDNVENAFHVQKLIGDCFDCFASGSRILVTTRNSVVLEESPQIRTYHVSRLNKDKAFQLCRQYASMMTSSLRSNFNLSENALIVMAGRLLFIEVMAAVFNGKTQEEWNNLLGRQWSPFRQWDFQTIAELLGTCGTTPLFCLLVKL, from the exons ATGGTGGGCGAAGTTTCAAGCGAAATTGGAAAGTTGGCCTGTTTGAGAATCCTAGATCTATCAGAGACTGATATTCGTCGAGTGCCAGAAACAATTGTTGCGCTCCCTCACCTAGAAAAACTGATCCTCAAGAATTGTGATAAGCTGCAAGTGTTGCCGTCACTTCCACCAAGTTTGACTCATCTATTTGTTAGCTCTCTTTCCTTACAGTCTATTCCAGATCTCTCAAACCTGACTAATCTAGTTGATCTTCTCTTATCGGATAACCATGATTATCTATCAATGTCTTCGTCAAGCCTTATTGAAACCTATAACATAGAGTGCATTGGGAATTTATCCAAGTTGGTAAATTTGGAGTTGTGCTTTCCAAGCATTATCGTGTCACCAACTTCATTGGGTTCCCTTTCTCGTCTAAAGAAACTTTCCATGTCTGGCCTCCAACACCCAGAATTTCTCATGCAAACACCTAAACCAGCAATGCAGGGAAATCTCAGCTCAATAACATCTTTCCCAGATTTATCCAACCTGAGAAATCTAGTGAGTTTGAATCTCTGTCGCTCTCGGGACAAGGAGATCCATCTCGGCGGACTAGAGAAGTTGAGACATCTAACTGTCCACCAATGTCCTGTCCTCGAAAGAATTATATTCTCCACGTCAGGCCTGGAGAATCTAAAAGAATTGGAACTACGTGACTGCCCGATGTTGAGAGAGATTTGTGGTCTTGGGGCATTGGAAACATTAGAGAACCTGAAGGTCGAGCTCTGTCCGTCAATTAGAAGGTTAAATGATCTGTCAAGATTGCAAAAGTTGATGGAAGTGAAAATTGAACGTTGTCATTCCTTGGATTATTGGACAAATCCATCGGACACAATGATACCAGATGAATGTCAAATCGTAATTGAACGTTGCCCGCAGCTAGGCGAAACTCCTTGGTGGGGCATGTTTTATAAGGATTACAGAGATGAGACTCATGGACAGATCACGACTGGTTCAGACACGTCCACATCTGACAGAATGGAGAAG GTGGCTAAAACGGAAGACGACAGACAAGTTGCCAGTATTGGACAAGGCGGCGGAACTGACGATCAAGTAAAGCAGATCATGAGCTTGATGAATATTAATGACAAGGATGAGCGGATCGTTGTTGTCATACATGGAGAAGGTGGGACTGGCAAGACGACTCTCGCAAAACTCATATACAACCAAATCTCTTGTGATTTTGATGGGTGTAGCTTCCTTGCTGATATTAAAGAAGCGACTCAAGTAGTAGGAGGGCTTCAGCTTTTGCAAACTAAATTGATTTCCGATGTTCTAAAACGGGAACTTGAGGATGCTGCTTTTGTCAACAGGGGAATTGAGTTTATCAGGGACTTATTTTGCAACATGAGAGTTTTGATTATCCTTGATAACGTGGAAAATGCGTTTCATGTCCAGAAACTCATCGGAGATTGCTTTGATTGCTTTGCTTCTGGAAGTAGGATCCTTGTAACCACCAGAAACAGTGTCGTCCTGGAAGAATCTCCTCAGATCCGGACATATCATGTTAGTCGTTTGAATAAGGATAAGGCTTTTCAACTCTGCAGGCAGTATGCATCTATGATGACTTCGTCATTACGTAGCAACTTCAATCTTTCCGAAAATGCTCTCATTGTAATGGCAGGACGCCTATTGTTTATTGAAGTTATGGCTGCAGTCTTCAATGGTAAAACGCAGGAGGAATGGAATAACTTACTAGGGCGGCAATGGTCACCATTCAGGCAGTGGGATTTTCAAACG ATAGCCGAATTGCTTGGTACCTGTGGGACGACACCTCTTTTCTGCCTTCTAGTGAAATTGTGA
- the LOC120293408 gene encoding disease resistance protein RPV1-like, with the protein MHSMLRRLGREIVCWESLTDPGRRSRLFNHEIALDTIKRKKGTEKVEALCLNFQCHTSDKLTPEDFESMANLRFLQLDHADIAGDFAKVFLNLRWLRWRGCPQHLQVTNFHLGNLTILDLSWSKVTKDWEGWDQIEMKNLRVLDLTGCADLLVTPKFSGYKNLAILILERCTQLVKIDHSISDLKCLVSLNLKFCIELSRLPVEVGHLTALKELLIDGTSVQDIPISIGHLKQLETLTASNCFSLSQLPRTICHMTNIILLSLDGSRIAALPDSIGELVHLKHLSLRDCRRLRKLPSSIGNIGRSLVELDMSGTRLSKFPDSIKNLQNLKVLRMDSCFFTEFPPDIGELTSLKEIHASWCRSIEGAIPNNITKLHNLRILRLRHLRISSIPTEIHQLSKLQILDLLHCNMIKELPRLPSSITVLYVEDELKSSHLP; encoded by the exons ATGCATAGCATGTTGAGGCGATTGGGCAGAGAAATCGTTTGTTGGGAGAGTCTTACTGATCCAGGAAGGCGAAGTAGATTATTTAATCATGAAATAGCTCTCGATACGATAAAGCGGAAAAAG GGAACAGAAAAGGTTGAGGCACTCTGCCTTAACTTTCAGTGCCATACTTCGGACAAACTTACTCCAGAAGATTTTGAGAGCATGGCAAACCTACGGTTTCTTCAATTGGATCATGCAGACATTGCTGGAGATTTCGCtaaagtttttctaaatttaaggtGGCTCCGTTGGCGAGGGTGCCCTCAACATCTGCAAGTAACTAATTTTCACTTGGGAAACTTAACCATTCTCGACCTGTCATGGAGCAAAGTCACAAAAGACTGGGAAGGCTGGGATCAAATAGAG ATGAAGAACCTGAGAGTTCTAGATCTTACAGGTTGTGCCGACTTATTAGTCACTCCTAAGTTCTCTGGCTACAAAAATCTCGCTATATTGATTCTAGAGCGATGTACACAATTGGTGAAGATAGATCATTCCATCAGTGATTTGAAGTGTTTGGTCTCCCTGAATTTGAAGTTCTGCATAGAGCTCAGCAGGTTGCCGGTAGAAGTGGGTCACCTAACAGCTTTGAAAGAGCTCCTCATTGACGGGACTTCAGTACAAGACATTCCCATCTCCATTGGTCATTTAAAGCAGCTGGAAACTCTGACTGCCTCAAACTGCTTCTCATTGAGTCAACTACCCAGAACAATATGTCACATGACAAATATCATACTTCTTTCCCTGGATGGCTCCAGGATTGCAGCACTTCCTGATTCCATTGGAGAACTAGTCCATCTTAAACACTTGTCATTAAGGGATTGCCGTCGACTAAGAAAACTTCCAAGCTCCATTGGCAACATAGGAAGATCATTAGTCGAGTTAGACATGTCAGGGACAAGGTTGTCCAAGTTTCCAGATTCGATAAAAAATCTGCAGAATTTGAAGGTGCTGAGAATGGATTCTTGTTTCTTTACTGAGTTCCCTCCTGATATTGGAGAGCTGACCAGCCTCAAAGAGATACACGCCTCCTGGTGTCGAAGTATCGAGGGGGCCATTCCTAACAACATCACGAAACTGCATAATCTGAGAATCTTGAGGCTGCGACATTTGAGAATTTCGAGCATACCGACAGAGATCCACCAACTTTCCAAACTTCAAATCCTCGATTTACTTCACTGCAACATGATCAAAGAGTTGCCCAGACTTCCCTCTAGCATAACGGTTTTGTATGTAGAGGATGAACTTAAGTCATCGCATCTGCCATAG